Below is a genomic region from Brassica rapa cultivar Chiifu-401-42 chromosome A08, CAAS_Brap_v3.01, whole genome shotgun sequence.
GGACTTGCACCTGTAGTGATACCAGTTGAAGTGGGGAAGAGGCCTGAACCAGACGTTGTGGTAGGCACAGGGACCAAgccaatatcttcttcttcattaagAAGCCGAGCAGGAGAGACAAAAGTAATGGCAAGAgataaaacaaagagaaagagtATCTTGCAGCCTGCCATTGACAAGGAATAAGTTTAGttaatttgaattttgaatttgagttgAGCTTTTCTACTTGTCCTGTGATTATACAGACTGATTCAGAACGAGCATTTATAAAAGAAACCAAGCCAGATTTTTGATGGAAAAACAAGATGGAGTTGATGAAACAGAGTAGGTAACATCTTTTCCATTATATGAGTGGTTTggtttagagaaaaaaaaaacataaaccagAATAAAAAATCCAGAATATAAATTCACCAAAAGATCTTGAATGTATCAGAAGTTCCAATGaatgaattatccaaaatattaaacatttCAGATTCCTCAGCATAATAAGACAATCCAGCAAATTTTCAccaaaaactgtttttttttttcttgaatcaaGAAGATATTAAACCCCTCCATTTTAAGTTAACTCATGAATAAACAAGTATAAAAATCTCACCTTTAAGAGATCACTCACTGCTTAGGTAGAAATAACTTTTGACAAAGCCTCACAACAACCTCCTCCATCCTTAATACAGAGACCATTAACTAGTTTTTCCCAAGCACCAAATCCAAAGCTTAAATTTTTCTTCCCCATCACCTCCAACACAAAGCAAGCATGGTCCAAGTTACCTCCTTTCACCAACCCATCAACCAAACACACAAACGTTGCAGGTGTAGGCGCGTGTCTACTCGCAAGCATCGCATTCAAAATACTCAACGCAGAATCAAAATCCCCAATACGACAAAACCCATCAACCATCATACGGTAGGTAGCCGCATTAGGCTTGCAACCTTTCATCTGCATCTCCATTAGCGTTCTATAAGCCTCTGAGGCTCTCCCTTCACTACAAAGATGATTCACAAGAATGTTGTAGATCACAACATCTGGCTTtatcctcctcttcttcatctcatTTAGTAAAAGCCTTGCCTCATCTATCTTCCCTCTCTTTCCAAGATCACTCATCAAAACCCCGTAGTTAACCAAGCCCGGTTTACACCCACGATACTCCATATCGAACATCAGCTTCTTGGCCTCGTTGTACTCTCCTTTACAACACAAACCCTTCATCAACAACGCGAACGTCACGTGATTGGGGCGTATTCTCTTGACCATCATATCTTCAAGCAAGCTTTTCGCCTCCCCCACGTCGTTACTCCGGCACAAGAATCCGATTAAACTATTATAAGTCACAACGGTCGGCTGCACTTCTCTCTCAagcatttcgtcgaacacctCGCGCGCACCTTCCCAATCACATTTCTCTAAAAACCCTTTGATCAGCACATTGAAGGAAACAGAGTTCGGACGCAAACCCATATCTTTAGCTCCGTCGACAAAGGTTTTAGCTTTTTCTAATTCGTTACTATCGACGAGGACGTTGATGAGAGTGTTGAGAGACTGGATCGTACGGACGCAATCAAACGACGTCATTTTGTGGAACACGTCGACGGCTTTATCAATTGAGTTTGCTTTTCCGTAGTGCTGAATCAGCCCCATGAAGAGGGATTCTCTGCATCGGACGTTACGGTGGCGGACGAGGTTGAGGATTTGGTCGACTGCGTCGAAGTCACGTGACTTGGCGAGTTTGTAGATGAGTGAGGAGTAAGATGGGTAGTCGTGTCGGAAACCCATTTGCTGGTAGTGGTGGAAGAGAGACAGagcttcctctgtttcttcGGTTTGTTTGAGATCGGTGAGAAAGGGAACTTCTTCCCATGGCTTCCTGATGGGTTtgtgagttgttgttggttcgTGGCGGTTGGGTTTCTTTGTGGGTTTGGCAGATTGAGATGTGTGGTAATGATGTCGGGATGCGATGGTGGTAAGAGGAGAGGAGGATAGTCTTCTATGCATTGGATCAGCTCTGTCTTCCTTCTTTGCTCTGTTTCAGCGTAGTTATAGACAACTCGGaattaaatataaagttttggtttttatattcaaaatttgaactTTTGTAGTAATTTGTAATGTTTATTTTAAGTGTTTAGCTAATATCTCATACTCggaattaaatataaatttatattcagAAGTTTGAAACTTTGTAATTTGGTATGTTTATTGTAAGTGTTTAGTGATCTCTGATTACTATGTTATCTATCTTGAAAGTTAATTCATttgttaaacaaaataaattatcattgtTTCTTCTTGGTGATCCAAGCTTATGTGAAACCAGCACTGCTCCATAAGAAGTTGGCTATAAACATTGTTGATTGTCCTTGCGAGTTATGGTCCGCACAGTTTTGCCAGAAGGctataaagaaaacaaatacaCACAGAAACTGTGAGAGGTTTAGCGAGAGGAAGGTGGAAAGATACAGAGCATTTGCTTGGTTAGCTGAGTGTACGTACCATTGATGTGTGTTTTAAGATGGAGATAGTGCAGTTGCTGTTCCTGTGGTCACGCGATAGCATAAGTCTCACGTGCGGAATGCTTTTCCAGGTTTCGCCAAGAGCCGGTTTGGTTTTACCGCTTTCTCCAGCACCCACCGTGTGGTTCGTCACCTTTAAATGCAAAAGGAAGAGTTAAATAAAAGGATTTAACTATGAATGACAGACCCAATGAGTTCCCTGAAACTTGTTTAATACCAGTACAGCAATGTTATGTTCATGTGCCAGCTTCTTAAGCAG
It encodes:
- the LOC103836421 gene encoding pentatricopeptide repeat-containing protein At1g07740, mitochondrial, encoding MHRRLSSSPLTTIASRHHYHTSQSAKPTKKPNRHEPTTTHKPIRKPWEEVPFLTDLKQTEETEEALSLFHHYQQMGFRHDYPSYSSLIYKLAKSRDFDAVDQILNLVRHRNVRCRESLFMGLIQHYGKANSIDKAVDVFHKMTSFDCVRTIQSLNTLINVLVDSNELEKAKTFVDGAKDMGLRPNSVSFNVLIKGFLEKCDWEGAREVFDEMLEREVQPTVVTYNSLIGFLCRSNDVGEAKSLLEDMMVKRIRPNHVTFALLMKGLCCKGEYNEAKKLMFDMEYRGCKPGLVNYGVLMSDLGKRGKIDEARLLLNEMKKRRIKPDVVIYNILVNHLCSEGRASEAYRTLMEMQMKGCKPNAATYRMMVDGFCRIGDFDSALSILNAMLASRHAPTPATFVCLVDGLVKGGNLDHACFVLEVMGKKNLSFGFGAWEKLVNGLCIKDGGGCCEALSKVIST